The following is a genomic window from Verrucomicrobiia bacterium.
GCGCACCGGACGGTTCGCGGCGGCCGCCAGTTGCGTCAGCAACATCAGGCCGGCCAGCCACCACAACGCGATCTGATGGGCGCGTTTGGGCGGAGCGAACGATGTTTCTACACTGGGCATGTGGACCCGGTCTGGTGGTTCTTTCCTCGCAAGGGATGTGCCACGCGCCAGCGGCTGGGGAAGGGGTTTAAACGGGCCGCAGGTTTGGATGCACCACGAGCACCGGATGCTTCGTTTGCAGATCCGCAAATCGGCCGGGCCGCAAAAACAATAATGCGAACCGCGCCAAGGACGCGGGTGTCCGCCGGGTGCCGTCGTAAAGCGCTTGCGCTGGTGGCGCCAACCTGCAACTCAAGCGTTTCAAGGCACGCTTGGAGCTTTGCGGAAGGCCGGCCCGGCGGTTGCGCTAGGCGTGTCCACTTTTGAAACGTTGGTGGGCCATCCCGGGACAGCGCCAATGTCTTGCCGACGCCGGTGATGGCCGGACTTTGCGATCTGATTTGGCGTGAGAGTTGGAAGCGCTAACGCATTAGGGTGCGGGTCATTTCGAGGCGAATTTGTTCCAGCCGCCGGCGATCTGATTCCCGTTTCATTTGCAACAGCATGGCCACATCCGCGCTGGGTTTGAGATGCTCGGCGGCATACTTCTGAATCTTCAAATCAATCATCTCCTCGACGAGCTTCACGAAGGCTTCGGCATTCATGCCGGGGAGAACGCAGCATCCGTGCCGGGCAGCAGGCAAGCGGCGTTCGGGGGGAGGTGTGGGTTGCAGGCAGGGCGCCAGCCAAGGAACGCGTGCGGCTTACCCCGGTTCCTATGTTTCATCAAGCCCGTCCGCACATTTTCAGGAATTCCGCCTCGTCCAGCACGCGCACCCCAAGCGCCCTCGCCTTATCAAGCTTGGAACCGGCTTCCTCACCCGCGATGACGAAGTCGGTCTTCTTGCTCACCGAACCGCTCACGGTGCCACCGGCCTGGCGGATTAATTCACCGGCGGCTTCGCGGGTCATGGAACTCAGCGTGCCGGTCAGCACACAGATCTTGCCGGCGAACGGGCCGGATCGAGTTGAAGCAGCAGCAGGCGCAGCGGCGGCTTCAGGTTTAATCTCCAGTTCATGGATGCGCTTGAGCGCTGCGCGTCCTACATGTGAAGCAAAGTAGTTCAGCACGCTCGCCGCCGCGACAGGACCGACTTCCTTCATTTGCGCCTTCAATCCGCCCGCTGCAAGACGGGCCTCGATCGCGGCGATTTCGGCTTTGAGTTCGTCATCCCGCTGCGTGCGGCGGGCCTTGTCGGCTTCGTCCTTCGGTGGATTCTTGCGTGAACGCGGGCTGATTTCCTGGCGTTCGGCTTCTTTCACACCGAGGTCGCGGATGTCGCGGAGCACGACGGAATCGGCCAGCGTTTCGAGCGATGCATGCGTTTGCGCGAGCTGGTAGGCGGTGGCTTCACCCACGTCGCTGATCGCCAACGCGTGAATCCAGCGGTGGAGCGGGGCGGTTTTGGCGCGTTCGAGGGCTTCGAGAACTTTCGTGGCGTTCTTCTCGCCGAAGGTGCGCGGCTCGTCGTCGGTGCCGAGGTTCAGCTTGCCGAGCTGATCGAGGGTGAGGTCAAAAAGGTCGAGCGGATCTTTGACGAGGCTGCGTTCAACCAGTTTCTCCGCCACGATGCCGCCGAGTGATTCGATGTCGAGCGCCTTGCGGGCGGCGAAGTATTCCACGCGCCGCATGAGTTGCGCCGGGCAGCCGGCGACATTCTGGCAACGCCACGCGACTTCTTCCTCAACGCCGCCCGCCGCACCTTTCTCTTTCGCAATGACACCGCCGCACGCGGGACACTTGCCGCTGACATGAGCGAACAGGTCGAATTCCTTCGCGCCGGGCGGGCGTTTGGTTTTCACGACCTCGAACACTTCCGGAATCACCATGCCGGCTTTGCGAATGACTACGGTGTCGCCGATGCGGATGTCTTTGCGGCGGATTTCGTCCTCGTTGTGGAGTGTGGCGCGGGAGATGGTCGAGCCCTGCACGAAGACGGGTTCAAGTTCGGCCACGGGCGTGAGCACGCCGGTGCGGCCGACCTGCACGGTGATGGCCTTGAGCACGGTCTCGGCGGGCGTAATCCACGGGATGGGCTTGTGCACGATGGCGTAGCCCGGCGCGCGCGACCGGCCCGGGATGCGCGGCCAGTCGGCGAGCGTGTTGACCTTG
Proteins encoded in this region:
- the ligA gene encoding NAD-dependent DNA ligase LigA, which gives rise to MTLAQARDRHAKLADEIRRHDHAYYVLAKPEVSDREYDQLYRELQELEQQFPELITTNSPTQRVGGAPTEGFARVKHLVPMLSLDKVEAADHPTKDEEPDRDQRNRAQDENTLAELRAFDATLRKQLGRDRIEYIIEPKVDGVSISVHYRAGQFALGVTRGDGQSGDDITANLRTVRNIPPVLMSHGGAGAQGKGFSSASPRLRGEFPPLLEVRGEAYITTKDFDALNARLAAEGEKTFPNARNTTAGMLKQKNPADVAKRPIRAVFYALGATEGIEFEKHSDMLEALAKFGLPTQSHWWVCDGIEEVLKVYREKIVAHYDENKDLRRQLPYEIDGIVIKVNTLADWPRIPGRSRAPGYAIVHKPIPWITPAETVLKAITVQVGRTGVLTPVAELEPVFVQGSTISRATLHNEDEIRRKDIRIGDTVVIRKAGMVIPEVFEVVKTKRPPGAKEFDLFAHVSGKCPACGGVIAKEKGAAGGVEEEVAWRCQNVAGCPAQLMRRVEYFAARKALDIESLGGIVAEKLVERSLVKDPLDLFDLTLDQLGKLNLGTDDEPRTFGEKNATKVLEALERAKTAPLHRWIHALAISDVGEATAYQLAQTHASLETLADSVVLRDIRDLGVKEAERQEISPRSRKNPPKDEADKARRTQRDDELKAEIAAIEARLAAGGLKAQMKEVGPVAAASVLNYFASHVGRAALKRIHELEIKPEAAAAPAAASTRSGPFAGKICVLTGTLSSMTREAAGELIRQAGGTVSGSVSKKTDFVIAGEEAGSKLDKARALGVRVLDEAEFLKMCGRA